The following are from one region of the Silene latifolia isolate original U9 population chromosome 9, ASM4854445v1, whole genome shotgun sequence genome:
- the LOC141599661 gene encoding uncharacterized protein LOC141599661, producing MVLVSLQMMNCTGLSAFRSSRVVLELDSEFHGKGNLCLRQQRRGFGVSNGGRRRRLCNENRVCCKLQDGDDTSNNNNGEAPESLFMKELRKRGISSTSLLEEIDRDTIEEEMIQERGDRPFSKRDSITTGFDKSLTNQREQSMALNSEGLEGLIPRAKLLLRLGGTFFLAFWPLILLTIASTAALYLYFGRTFIHDGTDPPISPPQYIDLYVLLEEERIIR from the exons atggttTTGGTTTCGTTGCAAATGATGAATTGTACTGGTTTATCTGCATTCCgtagttcaagggtagtattgGAATTGGATTCGGAATTCCATGGGAAAGGGAATTTGTGTTTGCGGCAACAACGGCGAGGATTTGGTGTTAGTAATGGTGGTAGAAGGAGGAGATTGTGTAATGAAAATAGGGTTTGCTGTAAATTGCAAGATGGTGATGATACTTCTAATAACAACA ATGGGGAAGCTCCTGAGTCTTTGTTCATGAAGGAACTAAGAAAAAGAGGCATTTCATCAACATCATTACTTGAGGAGATCGATAGGGACACAATTGAGGAAGAGATGATACAAGAGAGAGGTGATAGACCATTCTCTAAGAGAGATTCAATCACAACTGGCTTTGATAAAAGTTTAACTAATCAAAGGGAGCAATCAATGGCGTTGAACAGCGAAGGGCTTGAG GGATTGATTCCACGTGCTAAACTTTTGTTAAGACTTGGCGGAACCTTCTTCTTGGCATTTTGGCCACTTATCCTCTTAACTATCGCCTCTACCGCTGCTCTCTATTTG TACTTCGGGCGAACTTTTATCCATGATGGAACTGACCCACCAATTTCTCCCCCTCAATATATTGATCTGTATGTACTCCTTGAAGAAGAGAGAATCATTCGGTAA